CCTCATCCCAGCATCGTCCGTAAACAGAAATCTGATACGGCGTAGGCGTTATTATGCTTATTTCAGTTAGCACGACATTTTCTGCGACAGCATAACAAACAAGACAAGGCGCTTTAGAAAAATTTGTTGTCTCGAATTCATAAAAGCTTGTTGAATTTGGTGTTTTTACCATGATTTTGCAACCGGCAACTCTTTTATTGTCAGAAACAGGAAACGATAATTCTATTGGCACATTTATATAAATATTTGTTTGCGGTATTTTGCCGACAACAGGCGGTAGCTCATCCCCTTCTATAACGCCAATTGGTATGCAGCTATAATTAGAGTCGAATGTGCCTAAATCAGAATTTGAATCATCGCAATCTTTTTTCGGTCCGCATGAAGCAGGACAAGTTGACGGTTTTTCTTCAGAAATTCCCCAATTACAGTAATTGTCATTATCTTTGTCAACACAATTTATTTCAATAGTTGGATTATCAGCGATTTTTATTGGAATTCCTATAGAATGTATTTCTGCTCCTGTAAAGCTTGTTCTTAGATAACCCTGTTCTCCATGATTTTCCCCCCAACTATTCTTGTAAATCCATATAGGTGCAGTAGTAGGATTATCGGGATCAGTTTCATAGCCGACTAAAGCCATAGCGTGCCCCATATATGGAATACTCACAGACAGTGGGCCGTTTTCTATTAATTTTCGTTTTATAATATCTGCGTTATTGAGCATATCTTCTCGCTCTCCATAGTCGCTGGTAACCAGATAATCCTCCCAATTTCCGCATTTATTCTCGCAAGGCAGATCCTTTGCAGAATAAAGAAAACAACGCTCTTGCGTTATACCAAATGCTTCAAAATAATTCATTGAGGAGATTGTGTGAGATTGCGTTGACCCGAGATTGCAGCCATCATAATTCGGGTATAAGCAAGAGAGAACATCTTGTTCAGATAAGTCAATATTTATATGTTTGTTAAAATAGAGATTGGTAAGCCCCTCTATCGCAGCAGTAGTAGCGAATATCCAACAACTACCACATTCCCCTTGACTTTTTATTGTCGTCATCCAATTTTCCCCATGCCTGTCTCTCCAATCAAAGGAGCTCGGCAGAGCAGATGCGGATGCGGATGCAGATTTTGGCGAGGCATTGGCTCCTGCCATTTCAAAAATTCCTCCTGTGTAGTATTCAATTCCTTGAGTGTTTGGGGTTTCGTTGTTGGTCCCCTCGACTGATATGAATAAATGCTTTTTTTGTTCATAAGAATATCCAGATACAGATGTTTTTCCTGCTGTCCATTTCATCCCGCTATTCTCTATATATTGATTAATCTTGGCGATTTTTATATCCTCTTGAACAGGGCCCAATGCTTCTCTGTATGTCTGCATACCCATTGTCTGCACCCGAGCATTCATGGCTGTTCTATCTTCTATCATAAAGAGCTTGTCAATATGGATTTCTGCGCCCAATACTTCCACATCAACTTTTTTAGGCACAATCCCATTTAAAACACATGTCTCTTCACAAGTATTTTCAAAAGAAAAAGAACCTGAATCAAAAGGTCCGCTTGCCTCGTATATCAAATATTCTTTTCCTTGAGCATCTGTAAGTATTATTCGAGCATAACCCTCTGTTTTGTTTAGAGTAATATTACCAGAAACAGCCATTGAATAAATGGGTTTGACAGCAGATGCGGCTGATGCCTGATTGGCAACAAGGAAACATCCGCAGAACAAAGCGAGGGTTAAAAATTTTGCTTTTTTAGACACAATTTAATTTAAAATAAATTATCAATCTACGGAAAAGTTATAACAGTTGCGGGGCCAGAAAAGGTTTGCGCGATTGGTATTATTATGGGCATAGCAGCTGGGGCCATTGGTGGGATAAAAGCAGTGGCTGTGGGTAGAGCAACAACCGGAGCTGGTGGTAGTGCTGGAGTGGACCCAGGGACATGGCAGTTTATATTAAAGGTTCCGCTGGTCCACCAGCTCTCGTATTCTCCCCTTATTGGGTCAGCCAGATTAATTGATTGGAGGAGCATACCAACAAGGAAAAATGCGCCGTAGATTATTACAATGCCGATTAATGTGGTTGTGATTATTGTTCTTGCTTTTGATATCTTGCCAGGGTCCCCAGCAGCCATCATAAACATTCCTCCGCCGATAATCAGCATTAGAAGAGCCAGAGGCGGAGTTATATTGAAGAATACAAATTCAAGGACAACTTCAATAAGTACAAAGAAATGGCAGAGAGTACATGGGGCGCTTTCCACTATGGTAGTATTGGGGTCATCTTCTCTTTGACCGCAAGGAACAATTCCAGCTGCTGATGCTTGACTAACAAACACAAAAAGACCGAGAAACAACCCTATTATTAAAATTTTCGTGGCTTTGTTCATGGTTTTATTTTTTATTTTTTATCCTTAATTTTTATAGCCCGCCTCCGCCCACGACTCCGTCGGGGCTGCGGCGGATATAAGAACAAGTAAATTCGCCTTGCTCATTAACTTATTCTAATATGCCCCCGGAAGGATTCGAACCCTCAAACCTTCGCGTCCGAAGCGCGACGCTCTATCCAATTGAGCCACGGGGGCTTTATTTAATTCTATATTACCAATTGAAAAAGAGCAAGAATTAAGTTAGAATTGGGGAACATGAATATTCCCATAGAAGTAAAGAAAATAGTCAGCATACTTGAAAACAAGGATTTTCAGGCATTTGTTGTTGGCGGGTGCGTAAGGGATTTATTATTAGGAATTGAGCCGAATGATTGGGATGTTACCACCAATGCTAATCCAAAGGAATTAGAAAAAATATTTCCTAAAAGTTTTAATGTAAATAAGTTTGGCACAGTAACTGTCTTAACAGCCAGCAAAAAAGATAATTTAAAAGAGATAGAAATAACCACATTTAGAACAGAGGAAAAATATACAGACAAAAGGCATCCGGATAAGGTTAAATGGGCAAAAACGATTGAGCAGGATTTAGGGAGAAGGGACTTCACTGTCAATGCTATCGCATTGAAAATCCCAAATCCCAAATCTCGGACAAATTCAAAATTCAAAATTCAAAATTCAAAATTCATATTGATTGACCCTTTCAATGGGCAGAAGGATTTGGAGGATAAATTGATTCGGGCAGTTGGCAAGCCAGAAGAGAGATTTCAAGAAGATGCTCTGCGCTTGATGAGGGCAATTCGTTTTGCCACTGTTTTGGATTTTAATATTGAAAAACAAACCCTTTCAGCGATTAAGAAAAATACTGGTCTTTTGGAGTTTATTTCCAAAGAACGAATTAGAGATGAATTTTTGAAGATAGTAATGTCTGATAATCCAGCCAAAGGCGTAGAGCTTTTAAGAGAAACAGGACTTTTGAAATATATTGTCCCGGAATTATTAGAAGGATATCAGGTTGGACAGAACAAACATCATATATATGAAGTGTATGAGCATGGCATTAGGTCTTTGCAATTCGGGGCAAAAGAAAATTTTAATAAATATGTCCGTATAGCCGCGCTTTTCCACGATATCGGAAAACCAAGAGCTAAAGAGGGACAAGGCGCTGATTCAACTTTTTATAACCATGAAGTAATCGGAGCTAAAATGACTGCCAAGATTTTGGAACGGTTGAAGTTTCCCAAGAAAGACATTGAAAAGATAGTAAGATTAGTTAGGTATCATCTTTTTTATTACAATGTCGGCGAAGTGCAGGAATCTTCAGTGAGGCGATTGTTGGCAAAAGTCGGACCAGAAAATTTTGAGGAATTGGTGCAATTAAGAACATGTGATAGGATTGGGTCTGGATGTCCCAAGGCAATGCCATACAAGTTGAGGCATTTTCAATATGTTGCGGAAAGATTAGCGCTCTCTCCGATTGACACAACTACGCTAAAAGTAGGCGGAGATGATATTATGGAAATTTTGAAAATAGAACCAGGACAGAAAATCGGAAAAATTCTTGCTGTTTTATTAGGGGAAGTTTTAGATGAGCCGAAGAATAACAAAAAAACTTATTTAAAGAAGCGGATTAAAGGAATGGGCGGTCTTAGTGAAAAGGAATTAGAACAATTGGCGAAAGGGGCTAAAGAGAAACGGGAAGAAATTGTGACAAAGCGGGATGAAATGACAAAAAAGAAATACTGGGTCTCTTGAATCAGGGCGTGGTCTAGCAGCTAAGACGCCGCTTTCGGGAAGCGGAAATCGAGAGTGCGATTCTCTCCGCCCTGACAAGGAGTTATTATTTAATTATTTTATTCAATATGAGGAATTTTTTTGAAAAAACATCATGGCCTTTTCCAGGGTTTAAAAATGAGACAGCAGAGTTTGGAAAAGCAAAAGCAGGTATTTTTGTTTGCCAAGAATGCAACGCTGTTTTTTGGAAAAAATCTTGGCGACACGGATTGGAGGGAGTCCTGGAAGCAGAGAAACAAAACATTAAATCCGTGTTTTGCCCTGCTTGCCAGATGATTAAAAACAATCGCTATGAAGGAGAGATTATAATAGAGAATATTCAGGAAGAAAAAAAACAAGAAATAGAGAATTTAATCAGCAATTTTTCAGAGATTGCTTTTAAAAAAGACCCCATGGACAGGATTATTTCCATCCAGACAGTTGCCAAGGGAATGTTGAGGGTTTTGACCACAGAAAACCAAATGGCTCAGCAGTTGGCAAAGAAAATCAAAAAAACATTCAAAGGCAGAGTTTCCTTTATGTTTTCTAAACGAGAATCAACACTTCGAGCAAGAATAATCCTTCAACAAAACAAGGGCCTGTAGTTTAATGGCAGAATATCTCATTCGCATTGAGGTGATGGCGGTTCGACTCCGCCCAGGTCCACTACTTCGCTCCTCGCTTATATTTGAAGTTGTACTGTGAAAGATTATAAACATTTAATAATTAAAATAAAATAATGTCTTTTCTCAAACGAAATTTTTTATTGTTTGTAGTATTTATTACAGGAGCAGCGGTTTTGGTAGTTGAAGTTGTGGCAATTCGGATTTTGGCTCCCTATTTTGGAAACACCATATTCAGCGTTTCCAGCATATTGGGCGTGATATTGGCCGCCCTTAGCGTGGGATATTATATAGGAGGGACATTGGCTGATAAGCACCCTTCCTTAAAATGGTTTTTCGGGATAATTTTAGCAAGCGGGATAAGTATTTTTATTCTTCAGTTTCTTATAATGTTCGTTCTGCCCTTTCTTAGCAGAAGCTTTTCAATCATTTACGGCCCCTTGGTTTCTTCTATTGTTTTATTTTTTATACCTAGTTTTTTATTGGGAACCCTTTCCCCCTTCGCTATAAAACTGCAAGAAGCGCTTTCTCCAAATGTAGGCATAGGCACGATATCGGGCAAGATTTTCTTTTGGTCAACATTTGGGAGCATATTCGGCAGTTTGTTTTCCGGATTTGTTCTTATTCCTAATTTCGGGCTTTGGCAAATAATGGTTGGCACAGGTCTGGTTTTGGTATTTATGAGCATTTTTGCCCTGATTGTTCTTAATATTAAAAAAGGGATTATTTTTGGTGTTATTTTCTCTGTTTTTGTTATGTTTTTAATGATTGCCCTTTTCCAATCTTTTTATTTCAAAGAAAATGTTGTTTATGCCAAGGATGGGATTTATGGGAAAATTATTATAATGGACGTGATTTATGAAAATAGGCCTGCGCGGCTTTTTATACAAGACCGTAGTTTGTGGGGAGGAGTATTTTTAGATTCAGAGGACCATGCTTTTGAATATAGCAAATATTATTCTTTATATAGAATTACAAATCCAGAGATGAAGAGAGCGCTTGTTATTGGCGGCGGCATTTATACAATCCCAAAATCTATTGCGCAGGAGTTGCCGAACGCAATAGTTGATGTTGTAGAGATAGAACCGTCATTTTTTGATTTAGCAAAAGAATTCTTTGGGCTAAAGGATTATGCTAATTTAAATAACTTTATACAAGATGGCAGAAGATTTCTTGCAGATTCAGAAAATAAATATGACTTAATATATGGAGACGCTTATTCCTCTCTTTTTTCGGTGCCTTCCCATCTTACGACAATAGAATTTTTTGAAGTAGTACGCGATAAGCTTAATAATGATGGGATATTCATTGCAAATATTATCGGAAATTTGAATCCCGCGCCTCTATCATTATTGTTCTCTGAAATGAAAACCTTTAGAACCGTTTTCCCTAATAGTTATTTTTTCGCAGTTGATTCAAAAGAAAAGATTAAAGCGCAGAACATTATCTTTGTAGGGTATAAGGGCGATGATAAGATAGATTTTTTAGATGAAAGAATAGCAGGAAAATTAGCTCCGTTGATAGTTGATTTAGATAAAAAAATGATTGACACAGATAAAATAGATTTTTCTCGCTATATGGAATTGACTGATAATTTTTGTCCTGTTGATTATTTAACTGCTCAAACTCTAAAAAATCAAAAGTTTTAGGAACGAAATAATATTAGTTAAATCATTGCCCTGCGATATTTAACTATTGACATTGGCTTAACCTTTGTATATACTTTAGGCATAGAGGCCCGTTTGCGCTGTCTGCAAAAGCTCGGCCTGCTAATGAGTTAATATTAAATATCGAATTATGAAAACAGTTATTAACATCAAAACCAATAGCGAGATAAAAGAAGCTGCCCAGGAAACCGCTAAAGAATTGGGGTTATCCTTGAGCACAGTTATAAACGCCTATTTA
The sequence above is a segment of the Patescibacteria group bacterium genome. Coding sequences within it:
- a CDS encoding C1 family peptidase, producing MSKKAKFLTLALFCGCFLVANQASAASAVKPIYSMAVSGNITLNKTEGYARIILTDAQGKEYLIYEASGPFDSGSFSFENTCEETCVLNGIVPKKVDVEVLGAEIHIDKLFMIEDRTAMNARVQTMGMQTYREALGPVQEDIKIAKINQYIENSGMKWTAGKTSVSGYSYEQKKHLFISVEGTNNETPNTQGIEYYTGGIFEMAGANASPKSASASASALPSSFDWRDRHGENWMTTIKSQGECGSCWIFATTAAIEGLTNLYFNKHINIDLSEQDVLSCLYPNYDGCNLGSTQSHTISSMNYFEAFGITQERCFLYSAKDLPCENKCGNWEDYLVTSDYGEREDMLNNADIIKRKLIENGPLSVSIPYMGHAMALVGYETDPDNPTTAPIWIYKNSWGENHGEQGYLRTSFTGAEIHSIGIPIKIADNPTIEINCVDKDNDNYCNWGISEEKPSTCPASCGPKKDCDDSNSDLGTFDSNYSCIPIGVIEGDELPPVVGKIPQTNIYINVPIELSFPVSDNKRVAGCKIMVKTPNSTSFYEFETTNFSKAPCLVCYAVAENVVLTEISIITPTPYQISVYGRCWDEAGNVSTGDITEINVLSSTNPPPIIEPEFSVGKITPSTAQLNVRKRFSTMVSDDGEVLACALKINNTPVEYMNFSES
- a CDS encoding HD domain-containing protein, which gives rise to MNIPIEVKKIVSILENKDFQAFVVGGCVRDLLLGIEPNDWDVTTNANPKELEKIFPKSFNVNKFGTVTVLTASKKDNLKEIEITTFRTEEKYTDKRHPDKVKWAKTIEQDLGRRDFTVNAIALKIPNPKSRTNSKFKIQNSKFILIDPFNGQKDLEDKLIRAVGKPEERFQEDALRLMRAIRFATVLDFNIEKQTLSAIKKNTGLLEFISKERIRDEFLKIVMSDNPAKGVELLRETGLLKYIVPELLEGYQVGQNKHHIYEVYEHGIRSLQFGAKENFNKYVRIAALFHDIGKPRAKEGQGADSTFYNHEVIGAKMTAKILERLKFPKKDIEKIVRLVRYHLFYYNVGEVQESSVRRLLAKVGPENFEELVQLRTCDRIGSGCPKAMPYKLRHFQYVAERLALSPIDTTTLKVGGDDIMEILKIEPGQKIGKILAVLLGEVLDEPKNNKKTYLKKRIKGMGGLSEKELEQLAKGAKEKREEIVTKRDEMTKKKYWVS
- a CDS encoding fused MFS/spermidine synthase; translation: MSFLKRNFLLFVVFITGAAVLVVEVVAIRILAPYFGNTIFSVSSILGVILAALSVGYYIGGTLADKHPSLKWFFGIILASGISIFILQFLIMFVLPFLSRSFSIIYGPLVSSIVLFFIPSFLLGTLSPFAIKLQEALSPNVGIGTISGKIFFWSTFGSIFGSLFSGFVLIPNFGLWQIMVGTGLVLVFMSIFALIVLNIKKGIIFGVIFSVFVMFLMIALFQSFYFKENVVYAKDGIYGKIIIMDVIYENRPARLFIQDRSLWGGVFLDSEDHAFEYSKYYSLYRITNPEMKRALVIGGGIYTIPKSIAQELPNAIVDVVEIEPSFFDLAKEFFGLKDYANLNNFIQDGRRFLADSENKYDLIYGDAYSSLFSVPSHLTTIEFFEVVRDKLNNDGIFIANIIGNLNPAPLSLLFSEMKTFRTVFPNSYFFAVDSKEKIKAQNIIFVGYKGDDKIDFLDERIAGKLAPLIVDLDKKMIDTDKIDFSRYMELTDNFCPVDYLTAQTLKNQKF